In Lolium rigidum isolate FL_2022 chromosome 3, APGP_CSIRO_Lrig_0.1, whole genome shotgun sequence, the genomic window TTCCAGGTCCTCCCGCTCCCTGCTCTCTGTTTCTGTCCTTACCGTCGCGAGATGCGCTCCCAGATTTTTGGCTTCAATTTCGTGCAAAATGAGGGGCTCGTACTAGCGTTTGGGAAAGGGAAGATGTCTAGGAACCAGTTTTTCTAGGTTAATTCTTCTATGTTAGTCGAAGTATTTTGTGAATCGTGAGTTGCGACTTGCGACCGAGGATCTAAGCGAGAATTTCAGAGTCGTTGCTCTTCCTCTAGAAAGCTTTGCGGGGATTGGTTTAGCATGGGTGATGTGGCCAGAACTGTACTGGAATTAAGAGTGGGAGGACCGCAAGATTTGTATACTACTAGAAAACTAGGAATCTAGGATTGCCAGTGATTTGAGTGTTTGCTTATTTCTCACTAATGTTCAGTATGCATCAAATTTAGTACTCGTATATGTTATTCGCCAGTGTTATGACTTTTCCTGTTTCTAACTGATATTACATGTTTGTGTTGCTGCAAATGTAACTGCAGACAAATCATGGTGACATTGAGTTTGGCTTCTTTCCTCACGTTGCACCTAAGACAGTTGAACACATCTACAAACTTGTCCGGCTGGGATGTTATAACACAAATCACTTCTTCCGGGTGCGAATCAGTTTAATTACCTTCGCCGGCACAAATCTTGTGCTTGCGCTCACTTCTTTTCATCAGATGGCATGCTGAATTGTTCCTGGTTGCAGGTTGACAAGGGTTTCGTTGCACAAGTTGCTGCTGTAGTCGGAGGCAGAAAAGCCCCTATGAATGAAGAGCAGGAACAACAGGCGGAGAAATCAATTGTTGGTGAATTTAGtactgtcaagcatgtcagaggaATTCTCTCGATGGGAAGGTACTTCCTGTGTGAAGTATTGGAAGAATTCTTTCTCTGTTTTCCATAGTTTCTTTTGTCGCACTGTACGAATCCAGATGAATGTAATGTCTCCTTATTAGCACAGCTGTAGAAAGTATCATCAAGAGTTACTTCGTCTCTACAATGATATGTTACGGATTTATGAACTTTTGTTTCTTCTTTACCCCCAAGGTACTCTGACCCAGACAGTGCCTCCTCTTCCTTTTCTATCCTTCTTGGTGATGCTCCACACCTTGATGGCCAGGTATTTAGCAATTTTTCAGTGATTCACTTTCAATATCTGCTAATTAACTGCATGGAGATTGATGCACAATAAATTTCAGTATGCTGTATTTGGGAGGGTCACTAAGGGTGATGATACGTTAAGAAAACTAGAGCGTCTGCCAACCCATAAAGAAGGCATTTTTGTGATGGTATGTATTTGCAATTGCACAGTTCTCTGTGATGGTGAATATTTTATTCTGCCTTACTTAGTATGATTATTTGCATCCTCTCCAAACATGTTCTAATAGTCTTTGGTAGAAAGttattccttttctttttcaaatgaaGCAATGCGCTTCACATTTGTTGCCATTCAAGTTTGTTGCAGTCCATAACTCTCACTCAACTTTTTTTTTACCTCGCTAGCAGTGCCCATTGATTCAGACATTGAGCCATACTCTCACTGTTTATGATTAATTTTATTCTATATTGAAGCTTATATTTATTGACTTTTGTCATTTTCAGCCTCTTGAGCGAATTGAAATTCTATCGACATACTATTATGGTAACTGAAAGTTCCTTATTTCTCCTCCTTCTGCTGTTATTTTTCGTATCTTTAGAATCATTACTGCATACACTACTAGTACTCTAAGTTGCAAATGCATTATGGTTAGACAACGTTTTATATTTTGTGCCTGCATGCCCTTTAGATGAGGCCATCTTTGTGATGTTGTATAAAATTGAATTTGTCTTTATGTGTCATTAATATTTGGATTTTTTCTCTAGTACTTGAATAGATGTCAACATGAAGCTTCTGTAGCTCATTAAATAGAATTGCAGACCCTTACCCGTCTACATTTTCTGTGCTACAGTAATTGATAATGGAGCGGCACTAACCTGTCAAAAGAATTAGGCGTTGACAACTAGAGTACTGAAGTATTAATTAATCTGTATTGTACGCAGGGTTGCATAATTCCTTATGTTTTATATAAAGCAAACGTATCTGCATGATTTCTCTGCTGGCAAGCTATCCAGCACTTCTACTTTATAAAGTGTAGTTTCATGTATTTGTAGCCTAGTAGGAACTTTGATCCAAAATGTGATAACTACCGTGCTGAAGATAGCTAGAAGGTATGGCTGCAAGGATTTGGTAGGCATAGGCTTAGCGAGACTGGATTGCATGTTATTGCTTCCTTAAGCTAGACTTCTTAGAAGTATCCTAATACAAACTTCTCTCTTAAATCAACCCATAAGCTAGCCTACCAAATCTGCTAGCCTACTCCCTCTGACCCTCTGCCTTGTACTCCTCAGGCATTAGCTCCTCCCTCTTGTGGAGTCAAAGTCAGCATTGTAACTGGCTATTTGGATACTGCTTTTTCTGACCAGTTCACAACATAATCTGAGTACATTTCTCTCTTGTTTCAAATGGATAATAGTGTTATCGCACTGACTGGATTACTAGATTGCTTTGGTACTAAAACTTTGTGTAAaaagtccatagattttgctctttttTCAGCGTTGTTCCAATCATGAGAGAAGTCCATATTGCCCCCCTAAACTCCTAAAGTTCAGTTTAAAACCCTGAATAGTGATTTGGTTCAACTTTCAACCCTGAAttatgaaaaccgttcaaatttaccCGTTACACTGCTTGGATAGGTTTTGAGCCGTTTTTTCTTGCCACATCAGCATGTTCCCGTATCTAATTTGGTCAAAATACCATGTACATGTATTTTTTTCTATATTTCCTCATACATACATGGGCTAGAAACAGAGGCGATCTGCCTCATCTTTTCACGCAAGAAAGGCAGGTATCGCTTAGGTCATCGGAATCGCTGAGCAGGTACAACCCTTCGTCTCTCTCACACCATTAGGCTCAGATTTTCAATCTCTCTCACTTCCTCTCTGAATTAGCGGCCTTGGCAGGGGCGGCCAGCGGGCCTCCGCAGGGGCAGGCTGCTGCCTGGGCAAGAGTAGTCCAGGGGCCGGCGGCGCCGTCATCTGCCGAGGGCCCGATCGATACTGGCATCCCTTGGGGGGAAAAGAGGAGAATGAGAGACGAGGCGGACTGTGTCAGTTTGTGGCGTATGCATGGAGTAACACAAATACTGTACATGTACATGACCATTACGCTAAGTTTCATATGGGAATAAATCGCTGATGTGGCGAGTAAACCGGCCCAAAACTGGGCCAAACATAGGAAGGGGGTGATTCTGAACGGGTTTTGTAATTTAGGGTTGAAGAATGAACCAAATAATAAGAATTTAAGGTTGCAAACTGAACTTTAGGACCAGTTTaggggggtaaattggacttctctcttCCAATCATAGTAAAATTGAAATGTTCCATGTTTTATCATTTTCCTGTGTTTGCATCTTATATTCTGTCCGTACGTAAATACTTCATTGGCAATTTATAGTTTTAAATTGTCTTATGGCAGTCTCTTTTGTGGCATGGATTTTGGTTAGGTACTAACTCATTCAAAACCAGAAGGTTCACAGTTTAGCCTCAACATAGTTAACTTGCATGCAGATATTGAAGTAGAGGGCTGCGAAGCAGAGAAGTCTATTCTTAAGAGAAGACTTTCTGAATCAGCATCAGAAGTTGAGAGATGGGTAAGAATTTCACTTAAGAAGTGTTGAAGAAAATACCTCTTACACAAAACTGAACTCAGAGAAATATCCCTAGTTGTCACCTAATCCAAATTACATATTTTTTGTAGAGACGAAAATGCTTCGTGTGATCTA contains:
- the LOC124702959 gene encoding peptidyl-prolyl cis-trans isomerase CYP23-like encodes the protein MAGLLRHVAAALLCLVAPASLAGASTYYASDPNLGSARVVFQTNHGDIEFGFFPHVAPKTVEHIYKLVRLGCYNTNHFFRVDKGFVAQVAAVVGGRKAPMNEEQEQQAEKSIVGEFSTVKHVRGILSMGRYSDPDSASSSFSILLGDAPHLDGQYAVFGRVTKGDDTLRKLERLPTHKEGIFVMPLERIEILSTYYYDIEVEGCEAEKSILKRRLSESASEVERWRRKCFV